The Streptomyces sp. NBC_00306 sequence TGTCGAGGATCCTCATGCCGGGCTGCAGCTCGTCGAGGAGGTAGGCGGCCGAATTGGCCGCGGTGCGCCAGGTGTGCGAGCGCAGTACGGACTCGTGGTGACCGTGGGTGTAGACGGCGGTCTCCTGCGGCATGGCCGGATCTCCTCTGGTGCGAACTGCCCCGGATGATGAGAACAGCCTAGGGCGCTCCGCCGCATATTGAGACCCGCGTCTTGCATGATGGACGCGGACCGGGCGTGGCGCGTTAGGCACCGAGGCCGCCGGGTACCCGCGCCCCATGGACACGAACCTGTCGGATCTCGCGGCTCAGAATGTTGCGCAGGTCGTCCGGGACGCCCTCAAGGACGAGTTGCGCGAGCAGACCAAGAAGCAGCGGCACGCCGCCCGTATGTACGCGGGCGCCAGTGCCGCCGGTCTCTACGGCGGTGCGGCGGTCGTCGCCAGCGCCGTCCTCGCGCTCGCCCTCGTGATACCCGGCTGGGCGGCCGCCCTGATCGTCGCCGTTCTGCTGCTGGCCGCGGCCGAGATGATGAAGCGCGCCGCCAAGCCGGGGCCGGATGCGGCCGTCGCCGGGACGACCGGAACCCCGGCGGTGGTCGAGGAGCCGCCCATGCCGGAGGCGCCCCCGGTCGTACCGCCCGCCGGGAGCCCGGTCGGCCCGCCGCCCGTCACACCGCCGGCCGTGCCGCACGCGCGCGAGAAGGAGTAGATCTCCGAGGCAAGTCCCCGACCCGGCAACGGGAGTGTGCGGACAGGCGAGATGAGGGGGCGTCCACCGCGGTGGACGCCCCCTCACCCGTATCCAGGTGGGCGAGCGAGATCGCCTTTCGCGTCGGGCTCGGGAAGGCTAGGGTTCCGGCGCAGCGAGCCACCCACGAGGAGCCAGAGATGCCCGGTCGTCCGAGCGCGCGTTGACGTTGTAGGCCGTGACCGGCCTGTCATCGCGTGCTGCCCTTGACGTTGCGGCACAGCGAGCCTTCCCCTGCCCGAACCGGTGCGCCTGAGACGCGCCGGGTGACGGGCCTCGTTGTCGGCAACCCGAGGGATCCCCGTGCCGTCCGCATCCTCCGCCGTATCCGATTCCGGCCGGCCTGCTCCGTCGAGCCTGTGGCGGGACGCCGACTTCCGCAGACTCTGGATGGGGCAGACAGCCTCCCAACTCGGCGAACACGCCCATCTGGTGATCCTGCCGCTCTTCGCCGTCGTGACACTCGACGCCAGCGCCGGCCAACTGGGTGCCCTTCGCGCGGTGGGGCAGGCGCCGATCCTGCTGCTCTCGCTCTTCGCCGGCGCGTGGGTCGACAGATGGCGGACCCGTACGACGATGGTGCTCACGGACGTCGGCCGGGCTCTCGTCCTGGGCGCCGCCGCCGTGGCCGGCCTCTTCGGCGTGCTCGGCCTGCCCGCGTTGACGGCGCTCGCCTTCGCCGTCGGGACCCTGTCCGTGTTCTTCGACGTGGCCTACCAGGCGTCTCTCGTACGGCTGGTGGAACGCGACCGACTGGTGCGAGGCAACAGCGCGCTGGAGGGCAGCCGGTCCGCGGCGCAGATCGCCGGTCCCGCTCTCGGCGGTGCGTTGGTGACCCTGTTGTCGGCGCCGCTCGCCACCGCCTCCAACGCACTGTTCTTCGCGCTGTCGTTCCTGTCGATCCGGCGGATCCGCCGCTCAGAATCCGCCCCGGAACGCGCGGAACGTCCCCCAGGCGTCTGGCGGCGGATCCAGGAGGGCCTGCGATTCGTCGCCGGCGACACCGCACTGCGGGCCGTGTGCCTGGCCTCGGCCGCCTTCCAGTTCTCCTTCGCGGCCATGATGACCGTCTATCTGCTCTTCCTGCCGCGGGAACTGCACCTGTCGGGAACGGTCGTAGGGCTGGTACTCGCGGCGGCGGGACCCGGCGCGCTGCTGGGCGCGCTGCTGGCCGCCCGCCTGCCGAGCCGGTTCGGCCACGGCGTGGTGCTCGTGTGCGCGGCGGTACTCGGCGACGGCGTGTTCCTGTGCGTGCCCGCGCTGCGCGGCTCCTCCGCGGTGACGATTCCCGTACTCCTCGCGGCCGGCTTCGTGTTCGGGCTCGGCGGCCAGTTGGTGAACGTCACGGTCATGGCCGTCCGGCAGGCCGTCACTCCGGCCGGGATGCAGGGCCGCGCGGCCGCGACGATCACGTTTGTCGGCATGGGACTGACCCCGCTCGGTTCTCTGCTCGGCGGAATCCTGGCGCAGGAGTGGGGACTGCGCGCCGGCCTGCTGGTGACGGCCGCGGGCATGATGCTGTCCCCGGCGGTGATGGCTGTGTCCCCACTCGCCCGCCTGGGTCGGGAACTCCCCGCCCCGCGCGACGCGCCTGTGAGCTCGAACGAGAGCTCGAACGACGCGCCGCCGGGTTCGCACGACGCGCCGCCGAGCTCACGCTCCTCGACGTGAGTCCTTGCCCGCCCGAGGTCACAGAAGCGCCTGCGGCCGGTAGACCGTGAGCGCCTCCGCCGCCTTGTCGATGACCAACTCACCGGGGGCCTCGGTCACTTCACCGTCGAACGCCAGCGGAGTGCCCGGCGCCAGGCCCGTGATGCGGACCCTGCGCAGCTTCTGGGCCGCGTGCACCGGCGACCGGCTCAGCGGTCCCGCGAGTGCCGCCGCCAGCAGGCGCACGCCCGGCCACCGGCCGCCGTGCACGACGCGTACGTCCAGCAGTCCGTCTGCGAGGTC is a genomic window containing:
- a CDS encoding phage holin family protein — translated: MDTNLSDLAAQNVAQVVRDALKDELREQTKKQRHAARMYAGASAAGLYGGAAVVASAVLALALVIPGWAAALIVAVLLLAAAEMMKRAAKPGPDAAVAGTTGTPAVVEEPPMPEAPPVVPPAGSPVGPPPVTPPAVPHAREKE
- a CDS encoding MFS transporter, producing MPSASSAVSDSGRPAPSSLWRDADFRRLWMGQTASQLGEHAHLVILPLFAVVTLDASAGQLGALRAVGQAPILLLSLFAGAWVDRWRTRTTMVLTDVGRALVLGAAAVAGLFGVLGLPALTALAFAVGTLSVFFDVAYQASLVRLVERDRLVRGNSALEGSRSAAQIAGPALGGALVTLLSAPLATASNALFFALSFLSIRRIRRSESAPERAERPPGVWRRIQEGLRFVAGDTALRAVCLASAAFQFSFAAMMTVYLLFLPRELHLSGTVVGLVLAAAGPGALLGALLAARLPSRFGHGVVLVCAAVLGDGVFLCVPALRGSSAVTIPVLLAAGFVFGLGGQLVNVTVMAVRQAVTPAGMQGRAAATITFVGMGLTPLGSLLGGILAQEWGLRAGLLVTAAGMMLSPAVMAVSPLARLGRELPAPRDAPVSSNESSNDAPPGSHDAPPSSRSST